The Methanothrix soehngenii GP6 genome has a window encoding:
- a CDS encoding PaaI family thioesterase has translation MDQCIKSLKEEFAREPYARMFGIEIQELEAGHAILKMKTNEMMNNLFRTTHGAAIYSLLDAAFELTVNSHGTVAVALGVNVSYLSPARPGETLRAEGKETNRSRKISSCEIRVTGEDGRLVATCQALAYRMRDRLPFLPPEAPPSS, from the coding sequence ATGGACCAATGTATAAAGTCTCTAAAGGAGGAGTTTGCCCGTGAGCCTTATGCCCGGATGTTCGGGATAGAGATCCAGGAGCTGGAGGCGGGGCACGCTATCTTGAAGATGAAGACGAACGAGATGATGAACAACCTCTTCAGGACGACCCATGGTGCGGCAATCTATTCACTCTTAGATGCCGCCTTTGAGCTGACCGTCAACTCCCATGGCACAGTGGCAGTGGCACTGGGAGTGAATGTCAGCTACCTATCTCCTGCTCGTCCCGGAGAGACTTTGCGGGCCGAAGGGAAAGAGACGAATCGGTCCAGAAAGATCTCCTCCTGTGAGATCAGAGTAACGGGAGAGGACGGGCGGCTAGTTGCCACCTGCCAGGCCCTGGCTTATAGAATGAGAGACCGCCTTCCGTTCCTTCCGCCCGAGGCCCCACCGAGCTCCTGA